A segment of the Niveibacterium umoris genome:
GTTCTTCAACCTGCGCAGCATGAAGCCGGACAACGGCACGCTGACCACCGGCGAAGTCGCCGAAATGGCGCGCGTGCTGGGCGTCAAGCCGGAAGAAGTGCGCGAGATGGAAACCCGCTTCTCGGGTGGCGATGTCGCGCTTGAACTCGGGCCAGAAGACGAGGACGACCACCGCGTCGCGCCGATCGCCTACCTGACCGATGCGAACGCCGAGCCGACCGCCGTGATCGAAGCGCGTGGCCGCGACCGCCTGCAGAGCGAAGGTCTGGAGACTGCACTGGAAGCACTGGACGAACGCAGCCGCGCAATCATCCGCCGCCGCTGGCTGGCCGACGACGAAAGCGCAACCCTGCAGGAACTGGCCGACGAATACGGTGTTTCGGCCGAGCGCATCCGCCAGATCGAAGCCAAGGCACTGCAAAAGATGAAGGGCGCGCTCGCCGCCTACGTCTGAGCCGCCCAGGCCGTGCCTGCTGCATGAGAAAGGCCCCGCAAGGGGCCTTTTCGTTTCCGGCTACTCGGCCTGCTTGCCGTTGTGGCCGCGGAGGTGATCCTCCGAGCGATCCTTGGTGTCGCGCTCGCGATGCGGCGCGCTCTCGGCCGGCCGGGCTGCCGGCGGAGCGGGCCTTTCGACCCGCACCTCGGGTGCGCGCTGCACCGGCGGCGCGACCGGCGCCGGCATCGCGCGCTCGACCCGCACTTCCGGTTGCCGCGGCGGCATCGGGATGACCGGCGCGCTGTTCGGTCGCGGGATCGCCGACGGCGCCGAGGGCTCGGACCGAATCTGCGGCGCGTGCGGATCGCGCCCGCCATCGAAGGTGCGCGAGCCGCTTTGGCGCTCCGGCGCCACATCCACCCGGCCACGCCAGTTCGGGGACGCCGGGCCGGCGTCGCGAACCGGATCTACCGGCGCTGCCACCGGCGCACTTGGTGTCGCAGGCCTGGCCTCGATGGGCCGCGCCGTCTGCGGCCGTACCTCGCGTTCGACCGGCATTGTCGGTGCAACGGGCGGCCTTGTCGGGCCGGGCACCGGCTGCACAGGCACCATGGGCCCGGGGCGCAGAGAACCATCAGGAGCCCGACGTGACGGATCCAGCGGCACCATCGCGGGTGTTGCCGTACGTGTATCGCTGCCAGCGTCGCTGCGAGCCGGACCGGGCGGTGGTTGAACCGGCGCGCTGCCGGGTCCGCCACGGTTCGGCCACATGTCGCCGTGCGGATCGCGTGCGCCGTTGCCTTGGGCCGGCAATGCCGGCCGCCCGGCAGGCGTCGGCGGCGCCGCGACCACTGGCAACTGGCGGATCATCGGGTCGGGCAGCGAGCCCTGGCTGCCGCGGATCGGGCGTGCGCCGGTGAAATCGTCGCGCGACACAAAGGTCGCCGCGTCGCGCTGCGTTGCATAGCGGTAGTTGTTCGGATAGATCGGCCGGTCGCCATTCGGGCCGCCCGGCGTGCGCGGCGTCGGCCCGTTGATGTTGGTGATGTTCACATTGGTGACGTTCACATGCGTGATGTTCACCCGGCGGTAATAGTCGTCGCTGCAGTGATGCGGCGGACGGTAGGGTTCCCACGGGCCGAGCGGGAACCAGCCCACCACCGGCCCGACCCGCACGCCGACGCCGACACCGATGCCAACATTGCCACCGTAGAACCCGACCAGCGCGGGCGCATACACCGGGCGCGCCACGTACGTGCCGGGGGCCCAGCCCCAGCGGCCATCAACCAGGACCCAGCGACCGTAATGGAAAGGGGCGAAGCCCCAGGGTGCATCGTCCACCCAGGTCCAGCCCCAGGGCGCGATCCAGGCCCAATGGCCGTAACGGTAGGGCGCCCAGCCCGGCGCCACCGCCACCGGGTACCACAGCGGCCCGTACTGCCTGTCCTCTTCCCAGCGCCCATGGCCGTCGAGCGCCTCGATGCCGGTCATTTCGGGGGATACGTAGCGCGACGACGCGAGGCGATCCTGCTCGCGGTCGCGCCGTTCGGACCAGTCGTCGAAACTGCTGCGCACCGCCTCACCCAAGGCCAGCATGCGCGAATCGACGAGATCCAGGTCCACGCGCTGTCCGGCAAGCAAGGTCAGCCTTTCTGCCACGCCATCGATGCGGGCGCGCCCGGCATACACCGTCACCGACACACGACGGGCACCCGGGTCGTGTTCGATCCGGTAGTCACCCGCACGTTGCGCCTCGACGCGCACTTGCGCGGCGCTGAGCACAAGGCGGTCGTCGTCGGGCAGCGTACGCAGGCGCACGCGCAGCACGCCGCGCGGCACTTCGATCGCGATACCCGCATCGTCGATCTGGTTGAAGTTGGCCTGGGAGTCGGCATCGAGGCGCACCGCCGTGCTCCCGACGCGCACTTCAGCGCGACCATTGGCCGAGGTCCACAGCCCGGTGCGGGAGGTGACCGGCGTGTTAAGGCCGATCGGCGCCCAGTCACCACGATCCTCCGTCCAGGCTTCGGTGCGGCCTTCCGCATAGCTGAGCCGACCGACGCGGCCGGGCGGATCCGGTTCCTGTGCCAAAGCGACCTGTGCCGACATCGCCAATGCGAGGACCAAGCCTCCGAAGGCGCGTGCCATCCGCTGCAAGCCCATCCGTGTTTCCTCGCCTTCCTGTGTGCGCTGCCTTCAAGCGGGCAGGTTCAATACCAAGAACGCGGCGCGGCCAGCGGCCGCTGACCGGCACTTTGTAACAGTTGGTGAGGGGCTTACTTGCCGGCCAGCAACTGGCGCAGGTCGTCGGCGATCCGCTGTGGCGTCTCGCCGTGGCGGATGTAGAGGCGCAGGCGGCCCTGGGGGTCGAACGCGTAGGTGCCGGCGGTATGGTCGACGGTGTAGTTACCGCTTTTCACATCGCCCTGCTTCTGCGCAAAGACGCGGAAATCCTTCATCGCGCGTTCGGTCGCGGCAATGTCGCCGCGCAGCCCGATGAACGAGGGGTGGAAGGCCGGCATGTACTCGGAGAGCAACTGCTGCGTGTCGCGCTCGGGGTCGACGGTCACGAACACCACCTGCAGTTTGTCGCCATCGGCACCGAGCAGCTTCACCACCTGTGCCATGGTCGTCAGGTTGGTCGGGCACACATCCGGGCACTGCGTATAGCCGAAGAAGACGGTGACCACCTTGCCCTTGAAGTCCGCCAGCGTGCGCGGCTTGCCATGCTGGTCAGTGAGCGCCAGCGTCTGGGCATAGTCGGCCCCGGTGATGTCGGTGGCGTGGAATTTGGGGGCGTCAGAAACGCCGCAGCCGCCCAGGAAGGCGGCTGCGAGCACCCCAGCGAGAATACGTCGCATCAAAGGTAGTGGTCGATCAGCAAGGCCGCAAAGAGAAGCGAAAGATACAGGATCGAGTAGCGGAAGGTACGACGCGCGAGGGCATCGGAATAGTCACGCCATAAGCGCCAGCCGAAGCGGACGAAGACCGCGCCAAGAATCACCGCCGAAGCGAGGTATAGACGCCCGCTCATCTGCGTCGCGAAGGGCATCAGCGTCACCGCGAAGAGGATCAGCGTGTACAGCAGTACCTGCAGCCGGGTGTACTCGGCGCCGTGCGTGACCGGCAGCATCGGCAAGCCGGCGCGGGCGTATTCCTGCGTGCGGTACAGCGCCAGTGCCCAGAAGTGCGGCGGCGTCCAGGCGAAGATGATCAGGAACAGCAGGCAGGCGTCCGCCGAGACATTGCCGGTGATCGCCGCCCAGCCCAGCACCGGCGGCATCGCACCGGATGCGCCACCGATCACGATGTTCTGCGGCGTGCAGGGTTTGAGCAGCACCGTGTAGACCACCGCGTAACCGACGAAGGTGGCGAGCGTGAGCCACATCGTCAGCGGATTGACAACGTGCCACAGCACGGTCAGGCCGAGTCCGCCGAGCAGGCCGGAGAAGGCCAGCGTCTCGGCCGGTGTGAGCACGCCACGCGGCAGCGGCCGCGCCCGGGTACGCGCCATCACCGCGTCGATCTTCTGCTCGATCAGGCAATTAACCGCCGCCGCCGCGCCAGCCACGCAGGCGATGCCCAGCGTCGCGGCCAGCACAGTCAGCATCGGCGGCAAGCCTTTGGGCACTGCGAGGAACATGCCGATCACCGCGCAGAAAACGATTAGCGCGTTGACGCGTGGCTTGGTCAGCGCGAGGAAAGCGCGGAAGCGGTCGGCCAGCGGCTGGGCGATCTCAAGCGACAGCGTTCTCATGGACTCTCCTCTCGACGACTGCGATCTGCGCCAGCGGGCGCAACACGTAATTGATCCGAAGCGTGAGCAGCAACAGACCCAGCGCACCGGCGTTATGTGCGACCGCCACCGGCAGGGGCAGGCTGAACAGGACGTTGGCAAGACCGAGCCCGATCTGCAGGGCGAGCACGATGCCCAGCGAAACACCGTAGCGGCGGGTCGTCGGTCGCCGCGACAAGACCGCGATCAGCGCCACCAGTACCAGCGTCACGATGATGGCGCCAAGGCGATGCGTCAGATGGATCGCGGTGAGCGCGGCGAGCGAGAGCAGTTCGCCACTCGCCGTCATGCCCAGCTCCCGCACCACATGGAAGGCGTTCGCGAAGTCTGTCTGCGGCCACCAGACACCCTGACAGGTTGGCAGCTCGCCACAGGCCAGCGCCGCATAGTTGGTGCTGGTCCACCCGCCGAGCAGGATCTGCATCGCGACCGCAATCAGGGCAACGCGCGCCAGCGCTACCGCCCCGCCCGGCAGCGCGATCTGCCTCACCCGGGTTTCGCGCATCAGCAGCCAGGCCAACAGCGAAGCGGTGGCAAGCCCGCCAATCAGGTGGCCGGTAACGATGGCGGGTTTGAGCAGCAGCGTGACCGTCCACTTTCCCAACAAGCCCTGGAAGATCACGGTGCCAACCAGCGCCAAGGGCAGCCACGGGATCTCGCCGTGGCGGCGATTTCGCCAGGCCAGCGTCGCAATGGCGAGGATCAGCAATCCCAGCGTCGCCGCGAGATAACGGTGCACCATCTCCTTCCAGGCTTTGGGCATCGACACCGGCCCCTGCGGCGCCTGAGCCGCGGCGGCGGCAATCGCGTCCGCCGCATGATGGGGGCTCAACTGGCCGTAGCAGCCGGGCCAGTCAGGGCAACCCAGGCCGGCGTCGGACAAGCGCACATAGGCGCCCAGCACGATGACGACGCAGGCAAGGATGAAGGCAAAGGTGGCGAGTCTGCGGGTCATCTGTCAGCCGATGCGTGAGTACTTCATGAGCCGCTGCAGATCCTTGATGATCCGCTTCGGTTCGGGTTGCGCCGGGTAGCGGAGCATGCGATTGCCCAGCGGGTCGACCAGTTCGATGCGCCCCTGCGGGGCGGATGCCGCGGCAACGTTGAGCACGCGCAGACCCGGGTGTTCCGACAGCAGCGCGGCGTCCGGCACGCCTGTATCGGTCAGCAGCCAGACGCGCTCGATGCGGTCCATATCCTTGCCCTGTGCAGTGCGTACCTGCCGCATCACCCACAGCGTCTGGCGGCAGGCTTCGTCGCAGCGCGACGGCGCAGCGAGCACCATGACCCAGCGTCCGCGCAGCCCGGAAGGGTCGACCGAGGCGCCCCCGGCATCGCGCAAGACGCCCGGTTGCCACACGGCGGGCTGCAACAGCTCGCCATAGTTGGCGCCGCCCGCTGGCTTCCAGAACCAGAACAAGGCATAGCCGGCGATCACCGGCGCGAGGCATACCGCTGCGATCAACAACAGGGTGCGTCGAGCATCAGGCTTCATCACGGCGTCGGCTCCTCCATGCCCAGTAGATCGTCAGTGCGGCGGCGATGGCTGCAAAGGAAAACCACTGCAGCGCATAGGCACGGTGGCGCTCCGGCCCCTGTGCAGGCGGCGCCCATGCCCGCACCAACCCGTCGTGCAGATCAGTCTCGAGCTCGAGGATGCGCGGATAGACTTTCTGGCCGCCAGCATGGCGCACCAGTTGCGCAAGATCGACATGACTCCACACCGCCTCGCGCGCGTCCCCGCCGGCGAGCGTGAAGCCGCCACCGTCGGCGCGCACCGCGACTCCTTGCAGCTCAACGACACCTGTGGCGAGCGGCGCCTGCGGCAAGCGGGCGCGATCGCCGCCAAGCGGCGCCCAGCCGCGATTGACATACAGCAGCTGGCCATCGGCGAGGCGCAGCGGCGTGAGCAACTGCATGCCGGCACG
Coding sequences within it:
- the rpoH gene encoding RNA polymerase sigma factor RpoH is translated as MTASLSFPVPSALGSIDQYVQAANRFPILTEAQELALARRLRDEQDVEAARQLVLSHLRLVVSIARNYLGYGLPHSDLIQEGNVGLMKAVKRYDPDRGVRLVSFAIHWIKAEIHEYILKNWRLVKIATTKAQRKLFFNLRSMKPDNGTLTTGEVAEMARVLGVKPEEVREMETRFSGGDVALELGPEDEDDHRVAPIAYLTDANAEPTAVIEARGRDRLQSEGLETALEALDERSRAIIRRRWLADDESATLQELADEYGVSAERIRQIEAKALQKMKGALAAYV
- a CDS encoding DUF6600 domain-containing protein, whose translation is MARAFGGLVLALAMSAQVALAQEPDPPGRVGRLSYAEGRTEAWTEDRGDWAPIGLNTPVTSRTGLWTSANGRAEVRVGSTAVRLDADSQANFNQIDDAGIAIEVPRGVLRVRLRTLPDDDRLVLSAAQVRVEAQRAGDYRIEHDPGARRVSVTVYAGRARIDGVAERLTLLAGQRVDLDLVDSRMLALGEAVRSSFDDWSERRDREQDRLASSRYVSPEMTGIEALDGHGRWEEDRQYGPLWYPVAVAPGWAPYRYGHWAWIAPWGWTWVDDAPWGFAPFHYGRWVLVDGRWGWAPGTYVARPVYAPALVGFYGGNVGIGVGVGVRVGPVVGWFPLGPWEPYRPPHHCSDDYYRRVNITHVNVTNVNITNINGPTPRTPGGPNGDRPIYPNNYRYATQRDAATFVSRDDFTGARPIRGSQGSLPDPMIRQLPVVAAPPTPAGRPALPAQGNGARDPHGDMWPNRGGPGSAPVQPPPGPARSDAGSDTRTATPAMVPLDPSRRAPDGSLRPGPMVPVQPVPGPTRPPVAPTMPVEREVRPQTARPIEARPATPSAPVAAPVDPVRDAGPASPNWRGRVDVAPERQSGSRTFDGGRDPHAPQIRSEPSAPSAIPRPNSAPVIPMPPRQPEVRVERAMPAPVAPPVQRAPEVRVERPAPPAARPAESAPHRERDTKDRSEDHLRGHNGKQAE
- a CDS encoding SCO family protein; the protein is MRRILAGVLAAAFLGGCGVSDAPKFHATDITGADYAQTLALTDQHGKPRTLADFKGKVVTVFFGYTQCPDVCPTNLTTMAQVVKLLGADGDKLQVVFVTVDPERDTQQLLSEYMPAFHPSFIGLRGDIAATERAMKDFRVFAQKQGDVKSGNYTVDHTAGTYAFDPQGRLRLYIRHGETPQRIADDLRQLLAGK
- the cyoE gene encoding heme o synthase, whose amino-acid sequence is MRTLSLEIAQPLADRFRAFLALTKPRVNALIVFCAVIGMFLAVPKGLPPMLTVLAATLGIACVAGAAAAVNCLIEQKIDAVMARTRARPLPRGVLTPAETLAFSGLLGGLGLTVLWHVVNPLTMWLTLATFVGYAVVYTVLLKPCTPQNIVIGGASGAMPPVLGWAAITGNVSADACLLFLIIFAWTPPHFWALALYRTQEYARAGLPMLPVTHGAEYTRLQVLLYTLILFAVTLMPFATQMSGRLYLASAVILGAVFVRFGWRLWRDYSDALARRTFRYSILYLSLLFAALLIDHYL
- a CDS encoding COX15/CtaA family protein, producing the protein MTRRLATFAFILACVVIVLGAYVRLSDAGLGCPDWPGCYGQLSPHHAADAIAAAAAQAPQGPVSMPKAWKEMVHRYLAATLGLLILAIATLAWRNRRHGEIPWLPLALVGTVIFQGLLGKWTVTLLLKPAIVTGHLIGGLATASLLAWLLMRETRVRQIALPGGAVALARVALIAVAMQILLGGWTSTNYAALACGELPTCQGVWWPQTDFANAFHVVRELGMTASGELLSLAALTAIHLTHRLGAIIVTLVLVALIAVLSRRPTTRRYGVSLGIVLALQIGLGLANVLFSLPLPVAVAHNAGALGLLLLTLRINYVLRPLAQIAVVERRVHENAVA
- a CDS encoding SCO family protein, which gives rise to MKPDARRTLLLIAAVCLAPVIAGYALFWFWKPAGGANYGELLQPAVWQPGVLRDAGGASVDPSGLRGRWVMVLAAPSRCDEACRQTLWVMRQVRTAQGKDMDRIERVWLLTDTGVPDAALLSEHPGLRVLNVAAASAPQGRIELVDPLGNRMLRYPAQPEPKRIIKDLQRLMKYSRIG
- a CDS encoding SURF1 family protein; the protein is MTTQFSAQVAAPVTQSHGWRRPAAIALGVLATAAFIALGNWQLNRAAFKAALLARFGAAESAQAVPLPQAGELAQREALRVAVSGVWLADRTAWLDNRTYNGRAGMQLLTPLRLADGQLLYVNRGWAPLGGDRARLPQAPLATGVVELQGVAVRADGGGFTLAGGDAREAVWSHVDLAQLVRHAGGQKVYPRILELETDLHDGLVRAWAPPAQGPERHRAYALQWFSFAAIAAALTIYWAWRSRRRDEA